One Littorina saxatilis isolate snail1 linkage group LG10, US_GU_Lsax_2.0, whole genome shotgun sequence DNA window includes the following coding sequences:
- the LOC138978613 gene encoding glutathione S-transferase-like: MSGIKLTYFDGRGRGEISRLLLTAAGQKFEDVRITFDQWPALKAKSKFNVLPNLQYNGKTYGQSMAIAQFLAREFGMYGKDNEEALRVDEAVHILTDVRTTMMKIMFEKDAAKKEELVTGAKESIPKALKFLDELAVANGKKGFIAGSKLSIADLLLLDSLDTAKKVIPEISLNGLPELQKVMRSVEATPSIKSYLAKRPVTDM, from the exons ATGTCCGGAATTAAATTAACTTATTTCGATGGCCGCGGCAGAGGAGAAATTTCTCGTCTGCTTCTAACAGCTGCTGGACAGAAGTTCGAGGATGTGAGGATTACATTTGACCAGTGGCCGGCACTCAAAGCAA AATCCAAGTTCAACGTGCTCCCGAACCTACAGTACAATGGCAAGACCTATGGTCAGAGTATGGCCATCGCCCAGTTCTTGGCCAGAGAGTTCG GCATGTACGGCAAGGACAACGAGGAAGCTCTGAGGGTGGACGAAGCTGTTCACATTCTCACCGACGTCAGGACAACCATGATGAAAATTATGTTCGAGAAAGATGCTGCCAAGAAG GAGGAATTAGTAACGGGTGCCAAGGAATCCATTCCCAAAGCGCTGAAGTTTTTGGACGAGCTCGCAGTAGCCAATGGGAAGAAAGGGTTCATCGCTGGCTCAAAG CTATCCATTGCTGACCTGTTGCTCCTCGACTCGTTGGACACCGCCAAGAAAGTCATACCGGAGATATCTCTAAATGGCTTACCGGAACTGCAGAAGGTCATGCGTAGCGTAGAGGCGACACCTTCCATCAAGAGCTACTTGGCGAAGAGACCCGTGACAGATATGTAA